From one Streptomyces sp. R41 genomic stretch:
- a CDS encoding acyl carrier protein translates to MSTKNMTIDDVKDVLVKAVAAEAGISPAELETDQPFTSYGLDSMAALSVGMEIEDACGLSDPPVDLLWDHPTVDTLAEALWKLMNAEPVSAATDGQ, encoded by the coding sequence ATGAGCACGAAGAACATGACGATCGACGACGTGAAGGACGTACTCGTCAAAGCCGTGGCTGCCGAAGCCGGCATCTCTCCCGCCGAGTTAGAGACCGACCAGCCCTTTACCTCGTACGGCCTCGATTCCATGGCGGCGCTCTCCGTCGGAATGGAGATCGAGGACGCCTGCGGCCTTTCCGACCCGCCGGTGGACCTGCTGTGGGACCACCCGACGGTCGACACCCTGGCCGAGGCGCTCTGGAAGCTGATGAACGCCGAGCCCGTGTCCGCGGCCACGGACGGTCAGTGA
- a CDS encoding acyl-CoA dehydrogenase family protein produces the protein MTKSDVEMSPVSAISGGAVQRPVEAPALAEALEDWLGDPELESNSISFVRALELDERDELPAAGINQVRAFGFNRYFVPEWLGGDLRAAEDILMLTRVIARRDMNVAVSESTQVWMMLAWIGGDAEQQAKYAATVLRGGVVPCLAYSEPGHGADLAANRFVATPDGSQYVLSGEKWPINRGRTSTHVVLLGTTGNDEVPAKRKQSMFLVDRSQVISGEVTGVPRVPTYGLRGCDISGVAFNDARVDASARLGAEGEGLELALRGLLITRTFCTGLSLGTGDTMLRAVSGFLSDRVLYDGPASEIPYVSESLANAYLSMLVAECESLVAMRGLHLYTEQFSIWGNLAKVQVARLVDFNSKALSRTLGARYFMRAPEHAGTFQKMLRDGAVVSVFDGSEPVCLDSIALQLPALAKAHGKDQDEDWRTLYDLRAELPAFEPDRVSVFGRGRDATFASLPALISRLAELSPSAGCDEDRLAVLRAQAEQLRQELDALLERVHEVRRWSAAQPAGPSASAKTTPPRLIRVAEELSALHAKVAALGIWLFNRDHLGEFFADGEWLQAALARKQIHQYEAGDLQPSTTWKLFTQMNLQRTNNEFFSIRTVRLAEPGAREASQDHESAVA, from the coding sequence ATGACCAAGTCAGACGTCGAAATGTCTCCTGTGAGCGCCATATCCGGTGGGGCCGTGCAACGTCCCGTGGAAGCCCCTGCCCTGGCAGAGGCTCTGGAGGACTGGCTGGGTGACCCCGAATTGGAGTCAAATTCCATATCCTTTGTTCGGGCCCTGGAGCTCGACGAGCGTGATGAATTACCGGCCGCCGGTATCAATCAAGTGCGTGCATTCGGATTCAACCGGTACTTCGTTCCCGAGTGGCTGGGCGGTGATCTCCGGGCCGCCGAGGACATCTTGATGCTCACCCGTGTGATCGCGCGCCGGGACATGAATGTCGCGGTGAGCGAGAGCACGCAGGTGTGGATGATGCTCGCCTGGATCGGCGGCGATGCCGAACAGCAGGCGAAGTACGCGGCCACGGTGCTGCGCGGAGGGGTCGTCCCCTGTCTGGCCTACTCCGAGCCAGGGCACGGTGCCGACCTGGCCGCCAACCGGTTCGTGGCCACCCCGGACGGTTCGCAGTACGTCCTGTCCGGCGAGAAGTGGCCGATCAACCGAGGCCGGACATCGACCCACGTGGTGCTGCTCGGTACCACCGGGAACGATGAAGTGCCGGCCAAGCGCAAGCAGTCCATGTTCCTCGTGGACAGGTCGCAGGTCATATCCGGCGAGGTGACGGGTGTCCCCCGCGTTCCCACCTACGGCCTGCGCGGATGCGACATCAGCGGAGTCGCCTTCAACGACGCCCGGGTGGATGCCTCGGCCCGACTGGGCGCCGAGGGAGAGGGACTCGAACTGGCCCTGCGGGGCCTGCTGATCACCCGGACCTTCTGCACCGGACTGTCGCTCGGCACGGGCGACACCATGCTGCGGGCGGTGAGCGGATTTCTGTCCGACAGGGTCCTTTACGACGGCCCGGCAAGCGAGATCCCGTACGTTTCGGAATCCCTCGCCAACGCGTACCTGAGCATGCTGGTCGCGGAATGCGAGAGCCTGGTGGCGATGCGCGGGCTCCATCTGTACACCGAGCAGTTCAGCATCTGGGGGAACCTGGCCAAGGTGCAGGTGGCCCGCCTGGTCGACTTCAACAGCAAGGCGCTTTCCCGCACGCTGGGCGCCCGGTATTTCATGCGTGCCCCGGAGCACGCGGGCACTTTCCAGAAAATGCTCCGCGACGGTGCCGTCGTATCGGTTTTCGACGGCAGTGAACCGGTCTGCCTGGACAGCATCGCGCTCCAACTGCCCGCCCTGGCCAAGGCCCATGGCAAGGACCAGGACGAGGACTGGCGCACGCTGTACGACCTGCGGGCCGAACTGCCCGCCTTCGAGCCGGACCGGGTGAGCGTGTTCGGCCGCGGCAGGGACGCGACGTTCGCCAGCCTGCCCGCACTGATCAGCCGCCTCGCCGAGCTGTCGCCGTCCGCCGGCTGCGACGAGGACCGGCTCGCCGTCCTGCGCGCCCAGGCCGAGCAGCTGCGGCAGGAGCTCGACGCGCTGCTCGAGCGGGTCCACGAGGTGCGACGGTGGTCCGCCGCCCAGCCCGCGGGGCCGTCGGCGTCCGCCAAGACCACCCCGCCCCGGCTGATCCGGGTGGCGGAGGAATTGAGCGCCCTGCACGCCAAGGTGGCGGCGCTCGGAATATGGCTGTTCAACCGTGACCACCTAGGTGAGTTCTTCGCCGATGGCGAATGGCTGCAGGCCGCTCTGGCCCGCAAGCAGATCCACCAGTACGAGGCCGGTGACCTTCAGCCGTCGACCACCTGGAAGCTCTTCACCCAAATGAACCTCCAGCGCACCAACAACGAATTCTTTTCCATCCGGACCGTGCGCCTGGCCGAGCCGGGTGCGCGAGAGGCGAGCCAGGATCACGAGTCGGCCGTCGCCTGA
- a CDS encoding carbohydrate ABC transporter permease yields MRPSRPTPLSLSARRRRAGYLFSVPGLVFLGLFLAYPLLYNVWTSVHDVGLRELLGGAPRFTGLANYRTTVSDPDFWHAVRLTMVFTLGSLLFQFVIGFALALLFARPFPLNGLLRSLLLVAWLLPAVVSGTLFRWMLDGESGVYNALLRRAGLGGLSHDWLTDPSTSLAGVVLANVWVGVPFNMLLLLVGLHTIDPELHEAAAIDGAGVWQRFRWITLPLMRPVSVPVLLLGLVYTFKVFDIIFVMTGGGPVDATSVLSLYVYEIFFKFFRFGEGAAAGLLLLLVPLLAGALYVRRLRREGETA; encoded by the coding sequence GTGAGACCGAGCCGCCCCACTCCCCTCTCCCTCTCCGCCCGCCGTCGACGGGCGGGGTACCTCTTCTCCGTCCCGGGCCTGGTCTTCCTGGGCCTCTTCCTGGCGTACCCCCTGCTCTACAACGTATGGACGTCCGTGCACGACGTGGGCCTGCGGGAACTGCTCGGTGGTGCCCCGCGGTTCACCGGCCTCGCCAACTACCGGACCACCGTCTCCGACCCGGACTTCTGGCACGCCGTACGCCTCACGATGGTCTTCACCCTGGGATCGCTGCTGTTCCAGTTCGTCATCGGGTTCGCCCTGGCCCTGTTGTTCGCCCGGCCGTTCCCGCTGAACGGCCTGCTCCGGTCGCTGCTCCTTGTGGCCTGGCTGCTGCCCGCGGTCGTCAGCGGCACCCTCTTCCGCTGGATGCTCGACGGCGAGTCCGGCGTCTACAACGCGCTGCTCCGCAGGGCGGGTCTGGGCGGCCTGTCCCACGACTGGCTCACCGACCCGAGCACGTCGCTTGCGGGGGTCGTCCTCGCCAACGTATGGGTCGGCGTGCCCTTCAACATGCTGCTGCTCCTGGTCGGGCTGCACACCATCGACCCGGAGCTCCACGAGGCCGCCGCCATCGACGGCGCGGGCGTCTGGCAGCGCTTCCGCTGGATCACGCTCCCGCTGATGCGGCCCGTGTCGGTGCCCGTGCTGCTGCTCGGCCTCGTCTACACCTTCAAGGTCTTCGACATCATCTTCGTCATGACGGGCGGCGGCCCCGTCGACGCGACCAGCGTCCTGTCCCTCTACGTCTACGAGATCTTCTTCAAGTTCTTCCGCTTCGGAGAGGGCGCCGCGGCGGGCCTGTTGCTGCTGCTCGTCCCGCTGCTCGCGGGCGCGCTCTATGTGCGTCGACTGCGCCGGGAGGGAGAGACAGCGTGA
- a CDS encoding carbohydrate ABC transporter permease: MKKRMPIGRRPTRRPWLLTTTATLITAAFLLPVYWMVNTSLTEPDRILAESPQWVPAPATTENYARALSDGALLQALFNSLVISCGVVALTLLLGVPLAYALARIPMRGSGTMVLVLLIAQLPPSIVLAAPLFILERRAGLDDTYLGLIAADTTLTLPFAVIVLRPVLRSVPRELEEAALVDGCGPMGVLLRIVLPIMVPGLVAVAGLSFLIGWGEFVFGLTLAEKPDVQPVTVLLSAFVGQHGTAWGALMATATLISIPVVCVFAVFQRFITGGLTTGTIKA, translated from the coding sequence GTGAAGAAGCGCATGCCAATCGGTCGGAGACCGACCCGCCGCCCCTGGCTCCTCACCACGACCGCCACGCTGATCACGGCCGCCTTCCTTCTGCCGGTCTACTGGATGGTCAACACCAGCCTCACCGAGCCGGACCGGATCCTGGCCGAGTCCCCACAGTGGGTCCCCGCCCCGGCCACCACGGAGAACTACGCGAGGGCGCTGTCCGACGGCGCACTGCTCCAGGCCTTGTTCAACAGCCTGGTGATCTCCTGCGGAGTGGTCGCGCTCACCCTGCTGCTGGGCGTCCCTCTCGCCTACGCGCTCGCCCGCATCCCGATGCGCGGCTCCGGCACCATGGTGCTCGTACTCCTCATCGCCCAACTGCCGCCCAGCATCGTGCTCGCGGCACCGCTGTTCATCCTCGAACGCCGGGCCGGACTCGACGACACGTATCTGGGACTGATCGCCGCGGACACCACCCTCACGCTGCCCTTCGCGGTGATCGTGCTGCGCCCGGTGCTGCGCAGCGTCCCCAGGGAACTGGAGGAAGCGGCCCTGGTCGACGGCTGCGGCCCGATGGGCGTACTGCTCCGCATCGTCCTCCCGATCATGGTGCCCGGCCTGGTCGCGGTGGCCGGACTCTCCTTCCTGATCGGCTGGGGCGAGTTCGTCTTCGGCCTCACGCTCGCCGAGAAGCCCGACGTACAACCGGTCACGGTCCTGCTCAGCGCCTTCGTCGGCCAACACGGAACCGCATGGGGAGCCTTGATGGCCACCGCCACTCTCATCAGCATCCCCGTGGTCTGCGTCTTCGCCGTCTTCCAACGCTTCATCACCGGCGGCCTCACCACCGGAACCATCAAGGCCTGA
- a CDS encoding MarR family winged helix-turn-helix transcriptional regulator, producing the protein MARSGNAEREGAHLSPRKDFLIAERPGYLLHKAGLLLVEDVEKALGAIGMRSRYFFVLAALAGGPELSQQDLSRLLNLDPTTVVTVIDEMERNQHVERRRNPADRRRYNLILTESGREALATADRVATEVESAFFGTLAEGERDALREMLGRMLAGRWPASVCSD; encoded by the coding sequence ATGGCGCGCAGCGGCAACGCCGAGCGAGAAGGGGCGCACCTGTCGCCCCGGAAGGACTTCCTCATCGCCGAGCGCCCCGGCTATCTGCTCCACAAGGCGGGATTGCTGCTGGTGGAGGACGTGGAGAAGGCGCTGGGAGCGATCGGCATGCGCAGCCGCTACTTCTTCGTGCTGGCCGCCCTGGCCGGCGGACCCGAGCTCTCCCAGCAGGATCTGAGTCGACTGCTCAACCTCGACCCGACCACGGTCGTGACAGTGATCGACGAGATGGAGCGCAATCAGCACGTCGAGCGCAGGCGCAATCCGGCTGACCGACGGCGCTACAACCTGATCCTCACCGAGTCCGGCCGCGAGGCGCTCGCGACGGCGGACCGGGTGGCCACGGAGGTCGAGTCGGCCTTCTTCGGCACGCTCGCGGAGGGCGAGCGCGACGCGTTGCGCGAGATGCTCGGCAGGATGCTGGCGGGCCGCTGGCCGGCGTCCGTCTGTTCCGACTGA
- a CDS encoding amino acid adenylation domain-containing protein, translating to MTTVTSKSADSPAISLPFVNAQQAGLWFIHETDPECSAYHIVFAAEVTADAELGARVREILDDLMREHDALRISFRPGADGPTQWVQDSVPLDIRHTDARDVAPETLRDRIRTDSRTPFDLSQPPLWRIHLYRTAERTWVFTVVMHHVASDFWSLALLLSEVRSRLEGTPSQFVLDGGAFAAYAEQQHSFLTTDKARALLDGEAKRLAEVPPSLDLYGDRPRPPAPSYDGGSAPFALSAAATEAVRQLARETSATPYMVLLSAYFVLLSRLSGQSDILVGTPTSGRLQRQFRDAIGNFVNTVVVRGEVDEESTYRQLLSSARERVLEATRAQALPFPWLVRELAPPRDPSRTPLYQAGFAWDRLPFLNDMDEFFLLEPGPDAELSIAGATVRPYPLPQQEGQTDLWIEMGAERQGAYAGVLRYNTDIFLAGTARELAATFVTTVETLVRNPDEPLRSLVRGDERQLALLADKGSGPERELPPARLPELFRDQAQRTPDATALVADGEEWSYARLLAAVEKVAAALRAGGIAAGDRVAVMAERGAPLVAALLGVLEADAAYVPLDPKLPVERLTYMAEDSRARLLLSQECLRESWLPGLPVLTLDDLRAGVSGATAPAPADGGSGNGDATAPSDLAYILYTSGSTGRPKGVAIPHHALTNLLLAMRENTGFSSSDSLLAVTTISFDIAGVELFMPLVAGGRVIVCDSETAADGAALAARVEDSGATWMQATPTSWRMLRDAGWNGSPRLNVICGGEELPLDLAEFMTGRVASLRNAYGPTETTIWSTVGLVEPSSGIDIGVPLANTQLYVLDPQGRSVEPNFPGELWIGGDGLAIGYWDRTELTSQRFVTGLPAAPQQRLYRTGDRARWTSDGRLLHHGRLDNQVKLRGYRIELAEVEAVLEAVDGVSAAVVVVRDDRLVGYLVAEPGTELKVADVKSAAAVSLPQYMVPGIMVVLDELPLTANKKIDRNRLPEPVVTSDATFEKPRDATEITLARMWTEILGISQVGVHDNFFDVGGHSLLAVRLSAAIRKEWDVEIPISVLLRQGTIAELATIVRRGGQENSRAPIVTLREGEAGERPVFLFHPFGGTVFCYVELTRHLPQGRAVLAIEAPGIENEGEAEISVEAMAARYIEYVKEIQPTGPYALGGWCFGGVIAYEVAGQLRAAGEEIEFLVGIDSRAPIEENIPESADDSTILSWFARDLAVPYGKSLDIPAEDLRALGGDAAFDHILEQAAAIGVLAEDADRAQILRYFEAYLANGIALQTYLPEPNDLDLVLLRAVDETVDYGPKLGWEALIKGSLQVVDVSGDHNSVMYPPHAAVAAQAIAQHMGGHTNDDQG from the coding sequence ATGACGACCGTGACATCCAAGTCCGCCGATTCGCCGGCGATTTCCCTGCCTTTCGTCAATGCGCAACAGGCCGGCCTCTGGTTCATCCACGAGACCGACCCGGAGTGCTCCGCCTACCACATCGTGTTCGCCGCGGAGGTCACCGCCGACGCCGAGCTGGGAGCCAGGGTCAGGGAGATCCTCGACGACCTGATGCGCGAGCACGACGCCCTCCGGATCAGTTTCCGCCCCGGCGCGGACGGGCCCACGCAGTGGGTGCAGGACTCCGTGCCGCTCGACATCCGGCACACCGACGCGCGGGACGTGGCCCCGGAGACGCTGCGGGACCGCATCAGGACGGACAGCCGGACACCGTTCGACCTGTCCCAGCCGCCGCTGTGGCGCATTCACCTCTACCGCACCGCGGAGCGCACGTGGGTGTTCACGGTCGTGATGCACCACGTCGCGTCCGACTTCTGGTCGCTGGCGCTCCTGCTCTCCGAGGTGCGCAGCCGCCTGGAGGGTACGCCGAGTCAATTCGTGCTCGACGGCGGTGCCTTCGCGGCCTACGCCGAGCAGCAGCACTCCTTCCTGACCACCGACAAGGCCAGGGCACTGCTCGACGGCGAGGCGAAGCGGCTGGCGGAGGTGCCGCCCAGCCTGGACCTGTACGGCGACCGGCCACGGCCGCCCGCGCCGTCGTACGACGGCGGCTCGGCGCCGTTCGCGCTCTCGGCCGCCGCGACCGAGGCGGTGCGGCAACTGGCGCGTGAGACCTCGGCGACGCCGTACATGGTCTTGCTGTCCGCCTACTTCGTGCTGCTGAGCCGACTGAGCGGCCAGTCGGACATCCTGGTCGGCACCCCGACGTCCGGTCGCCTGCAACGGCAGTTCCGCGACGCCATCGGCAACTTCGTCAACACCGTCGTCGTACGTGGCGAGGTCGACGAGGAGTCGACGTACCGCCAGTTGCTCTCGTCCGCCCGTGAGCGGGTGCTCGAGGCGACGCGGGCGCAGGCGCTGCCCTTCCCCTGGCTGGTCCGGGAACTGGCGCCGCCACGGGACCCGAGCCGGACTCCGCTGTACCAGGCCGGCTTCGCCTGGGACCGGCTGCCGTTCCTCAACGACATGGACGAGTTCTTCCTGCTGGAGCCGGGCCCGGACGCCGAGCTGAGCATCGCGGGCGCCACCGTGCGCCCGTATCCGCTGCCGCAGCAGGAGGGCCAGACCGATCTGTGGATCGAGATGGGCGCGGAGCGGCAGGGAGCCTACGCGGGCGTCCTGCGCTACAACACCGACATCTTCCTGGCCGGCACGGCCCGCGAACTGGCCGCCACGTTCGTCACCACGGTGGAGACCCTGGTCCGCAACCCGGACGAGCCGCTGCGCAGCCTCGTACGAGGTGACGAGCGACAGCTGGCGCTGCTTGCCGACAAGGGCTCCGGCCCCGAGCGCGAACTGCCCCCGGCCAGGCTTCCGGAACTCTTCCGGGACCAGGCCCAGCGGACGCCCGACGCGACCGCGCTTGTCGCCGACGGCGAGGAATGGAGCTACGCCCGGCTCCTGGCGGCGGTCGAGAAGGTCGCGGCGGCCCTGCGCGCGGGCGGCATAGCCGCGGGTGATCGCGTCGCGGTGATGGCGGAGCGCGGCGCGCCGCTCGTGGCCGCCCTCCTGGGTGTCCTGGAAGCCGACGCCGCCTACGTGCCGCTGGATCCCAAGCTCCCCGTCGAGCGGCTGACCTACATGGCCGAGGACTCCCGGGCGCGGCTGCTGCTCAGCCAGGAGTGCCTGCGCGAGAGTTGGCTGCCCGGCCTCCCGGTTCTGACGCTGGACGACCTGCGGGCCGGTGTCTCCGGCGCCACCGCGCCGGCCCCCGCGGACGGCGGGAGCGGGAACGGAGACGCGACCGCCCCGTCGGACCTGGCGTACATCCTCTACACCTCGGGCTCCACCGGACGGCCGAAGGGCGTGGCGATCCCCCACCACGCCCTGACGAACCTGCTCCTGGCGATGCGGGAGAACACCGGGTTCTCCTCCTCGGACAGCCTGCTCGCCGTCACCACGATCTCGTTCGACATCGCCGGCGTGGAGCTGTTCATGCCCCTGGTGGCCGGCGGACGCGTCATCGTGTGCGACAGCGAGACGGCCGCCGACGGCGCCGCCCTCGCGGCCCGTGTCGAGGACTCCGGCGCCACGTGGATGCAGGCGACCCCCACGTCGTGGCGCATGCTCCGTGACGCCGGCTGGAACGGCAGCCCGCGGCTGAATGTGATCTGCGGCGGTGAGGAACTGCCGCTCGACCTTGCCGAGTTCATGACCGGCCGGGTGGCGAGCCTGCGCAACGCCTACGGGCCGACCGAGACGACCATCTGGTCCACCGTGGGTCTGGTCGAGCCCTCTTCCGGCATCGACATCGGCGTGCCGCTCGCCAACACCCAGCTGTACGTCCTCGACCCGCAAGGGCGCAGCGTCGAGCCGAACTTTCCCGGCGAGCTGTGGATCGGCGGCGACGGCCTTGCCATCGGCTACTGGGACCGGACGGAGCTGACGTCGCAGCGATTCGTCACGGGGTTGCCGGCCGCTCCCCAGCAGCGCCTTTACCGCACCGGCGACCGGGCACGGTGGACCAGCGACGGCCGGCTGCTGCACCACGGTCGTCTGGACAACCAGGTCAAGCTGCGCGGTTACCGCATCGAACTCGCGGAGGTCGAGGCCGTCCTCGAAGCAGTGGACGGGGTGTCCGCGGCCGTCGTCGTCGTCCGGGACGACCGGCTCGTCGGCTACCTGGTGGCGGAGCCCGGGACCGAGTTGAAGGTGGCGGACGTCAAGTCGGCGGCAGCGGTGTCGCTTCCGCAGTACATGGTGCCCGGCATCATGGTCGTCCTGGACGAACTGCCGCTGACGGCCAACAAGAAGATCGACCGCAACCGGCTGCCGGAGCCCGTCGTCACCTCGGACGCCACCTTCGAGAAGCCGCGCGACGCCACGGAGATCACGCTGGCGCGGATGTGGACCGAGATCCTGGGGATCTCCCAGGTCGGCGTCCACGACAACTTCTTCGACGTGGGCGGCCATTCCCTGCTTGCCGTCCGGCTCAGCGCGGCCATCCGCAAGGAGTGGGACGTGGAGATCCCGATCTCCGTACTGCTGCGGCAGGGCACCATCGCCGAACTGGCCACCATCGTGCGTCGCGGCGGCCAGGAGAACTCGCGCGCCCCGATCGTCACGCTGCGGGAAGGGGAAGCGGGCGAACGGCCGGTCTTCCTGTTCCACCCCTTCGGCGGCACCGTCTTCTGCTACGTCGAGCTGACGCGCCACCTCCCGCAGGGCAGGGCGGTCCTGGCGATCGAGGCCCCCGGCATCGAGAACGAGGGCGAGGCCGAGATCAGCGTGGAGGCGATGGCCGCGCGCTACATCGAATACGTCAAGGAGATCCAGCCGACCGGCCCGTACGCCCTGGGCGGATGGTGCTTCGGCGGTGTGATCGCCTACGAGGTGGCCGGCCAACTGCGCGCGGCGGGAGAGGAGATCGAGTTCCTCGTCGGCATCGACAGCCGCGCACCGATCGAGGAGAACATCCCGGAGTCCGCGGACGACTCGACGATCCTCTCGTGGTTCGCGCGGGACCTCGCGGTGCCCTACGGCAAGAGCCTCGACATCCCCGCGGAGGACCTGCGGGCACTCGGCGGTGACGCCGCGTTCGACCACATCCTGGAACAGGCCGCCGCCATCGGCGTGCTGGCCGAGGACGCGGACCGAGCGCAAATCCTCCGCTACTTCGAGGCGTACCTCGCCAACGGCATTGCCCTGCAGACCTACCTCCCCGAACCGAACGACCTCGACCTGGTGCTGCTGCGCGCGGTCGACGAGACGGTGGACTACGGGCCGAAGCTCGGCTGGGAGGCACTGATCAAGGGATCACTGCAGGTCGTCGACGTCTCCGGGGACCACAACTCGGTGATGTATCCGCCGCACGCCGCCGTCGCCGCGCAGGCGATCGCACAGCACATGGGAGGGCACACCAACGATGATCAAGGCTGA
- a CDS encoding MFS transporter translates to MSAERAPSPTRWWTLGIVALGTFMLMLDLSVVSIALPQIHESLGSSFSDLQWVFDAYALTLAIFLVAAGSLADRIGRKKLFQVGFAIFTAASLACGLADGAGALSSFRAIQGIGAAIMFAVGPAMLSHEFHGKERATAFTAFGAAVGLAVATGPLIGGSLINSLSWRWIFYINVPVGVVAILIGALRVRESLNKRAHPTDWAGLATFSIALAALVFATIRAPEEGWTSATTLGLYAASAIFLVLFVAIERRLGERAMIDLAFFRNPTFVGISLVAMIGNAGALPSVFFETSYLENMLHVDAWGTGLRFLPLTGAMFVAGAIGGGLIGKVPFRVLLGGSTLVMAIGILCLNLTEADSSWTVLIPALVIAGIGMGAFNPARAALAIGVTEPAKSGVASGINETFQQVGIAVGIAGVGAFFQNRVSNDFTSSEAGKQMGHDAAEQASHGISAGGLDAVAKAAGPLHDRVLAAGQDAFMSAFHSAMTLSAILGFVAAFIGFLMLRTQDLHSSALSTIPPDVDEDGEVRPGDASPDVAVGVSA, encoded by the coding sequence ATGTCCGCAGAACGCGCACCATCGCCCACGAGGTGGTGGACACTCGGGATCGTCGCGTTGGGCACGTTCATGCTGATGCTCGATCTGAGCGTGGTGTCCATCGCTCTGCCGCAGATCCACGAGTCCCTGGGCAGCAGCTTCTCCGACCTGCAATGGGTGTTCGACGCCTACGCCCTCACGCTCGCGATCTTCCTGGTGGCGGCGGGCTCACTCGCCGACCGGATCGGCCGCAAGAAGCTCTTCCAGGTGGGCTTCGCCATCTTCACCGCTGCTTCTTTAGCCTGTGGCCTGGCCGATGGTGCCGGGGCGCTGAGCTCCTTCCGCGCCATCCAGGGCATCGGTGCCGCCATCATGTTCGCGGTCGGTCCGGCGATGCTCAGCCATGAATTCCACGGCAAGGAGCGGGCGACAGCCTTCACCGCCTTCGGCGCCGCTGTCGGTCTCGCCGTCGCCACCGGCCCGCTCATCGGCGGCTCGCTGATCAACTCGCTGTCCTGGCGCTGGATCTTCTACATCAACGTGCCGGTCGGTGTCGTCGCCATCCTCATCGGCGCCCTGCGCGTCCGGGAGTCGCTCAACAAGCGGGCCCACCCCACCGACTGGGCCGGCCTCGCCACCTTCAGCATCGCGCTCGCGGCACTGGTCTTCGCCACCATCCGCGCGCCCGAGGAGGGCTGGACCAGCGCCACCACGCTGGGTCTCTACGCGGCCAGTGCGATCTTCCTGGTCCTGTTCGTGGCCATCGAGCGGCGGCTGGGCGAGCGCGCCATGATCGACCTGGCGTTCTTCCGCAACCCCACCTTCGTCGGCATCTCCCTCGTCGCCATGATCGGCAACGCCGGAGCCCTGCCTTCGGTGTTCTTCGAGACCAGCTACCTCGAGAACATGCTGCATGTGGACGCCTGGGGCACTGGCCTGCGCTTCCTGCCGCTGACGGGCGCGATGTTCGTGGCCGGCGCCATCGGCGGCGGCCTCATCGGCAAGGTCCCCTTCCGAGTGCTGCTGGGTGGCTCGACCCTGGTCATGGCCATCGGCATTCTGTGCCTGAACCTGACGGAGGCCGACTCGTCCTGGACCGTGCTCATCCCGGCGCTGGTCATCGCCGGCATCGGCATGGGCGCCTTCAACCCGGCCCGGGCGGCGCTGGCCATCGGTGTCACGGAGCCGGCCAAGTCCGGTGTGGCCTCCGGCATCAACGAGACCTTCCAGCAGGTCGGCATCGCGGTCGGTATCGCCGGCGTGGGCGCGTTCTTCCAGAACCGCGTGTCCAATGACTTCACCTCCTCCGAGGCCGGCAAGCAGATGGGGCACGATGCCGCGGAGCAGGCCTCCCACGGCATCAGCGCCGGAGGACTCGACGCCGTCGCGAAGGCCGCGGGACCCCTGCACGACCGGGTACTGGCCGCCGGGCAGGACGCGTTCATGAGCGCCTTCCACAGTGCCATGACCCTGAGCGCGATCCTCGGGTTCGTCGCCGCGTTCATCGGCTTCCTCATGCTGCGTACGCAGGACCTGCACTCCAGTGCGCTGTCGACGATTCCGCCGGACGTCGACGAGGACGGCGAGGTACGGCCGGGCGACGCGTCGCCGGACGTCGCGGTGGGCGTGTCCGCCTGA